AATGGATTCTGTTGCAGAAAGATTCATGTGAAGTCTGCTGACCAAAGTTGCACAGGGCAATTAGGGAAGACAAACATCGTGCAAGGTGGAGGAGGAAATGGATTGATACTGCTTTCACATCCAGtgtcattttaaagaaaaatggagaacaagatgaaaatgcagaaaaagacaaagaaagtgaTGCGGTTTCAAAGAAATGGACACGTGAATTTAAAGGCAAAGGTGAGCTCCCACAAAGATTGCGTCTTCTGATAAACACttctttttagacaattttatGTAAGTTTTTGTGTTATATGAACTAGACCAGATTATTTGGCACGCtaaatgtttcaaatttatcatatcctctACGATATTGAAAAGGTAAAGTAATTATTCATTTCAAGCATGTCTATGAATGCGTAATCCTAAGCAATGATAGTATTTTacagaagaaaaatattacctTTCTCCCTCCATGTACGTTCCCCGCGTAGCATATCTGCTTTTCTGCAGACTcaaatcatttaaatgttaTGTCATTAACCTATTAATTATATGTGGCAATCATCACTTTTATTGCTAGGATATAGGAAAATTGACATGGATGCACGTATTATGTTGTATGGGCTAATGTATCTAATCCCGCGTATAAGGTTTCAATGGCTTAGGACACCCGTAGAAATCAGCACCTCTCAGTAAATACGAAGCTAGGGATTCTAGTCTATGCttagattttttaataaaaactagGGCACTAAGTATCAAATCAAGTAAGTACAGGTAAAACATTCTTCTCTAGGTGATTGGGAAGTCGACTTCTCACACATCCCATACATGTTGAACTCGTTTTCCTCTAAGAGGATGCAAATGAGACTTTATGTGGCAGCAGTAGGcaatgcagattttttttttcagcgaCAAAGTTAAAACCAGGTacctcctcctctttttcttgctcGAAATCTTCTTCACCTTCATCGTCATCTTCGCCAAACCACACCTTGGATACAGATAAAGCTCGCAGCCTACTGTGGTCACTATCTTTTGTAGCCTCAATTGAAGCATCCATTAAATCCGGTTCAACTTTCACAGCAACTTCCCTAACAAATATGATTCATTAAGGAAGTTTACATTGCATATTATGGACTCATGAGGCATGAATGAATCATTGAATCAACACCTCTTGTGCatattttgtagaataaaactaaataaaaatgccttagcaaaaatgaacaaataaaactGAAGAGAAAAAGGCCAAAGACACTTGTGTTCCAtctggaaatgaaaaaaaagcaTTTAGGAAGCAAAATTTCAGATATTTCGCACAGCTTGAGCATTTATGTACGGCTCTCCCAACCACATCATTAGCAGTTACTTATCGTTCATCAACGTATGCTCAAGGAACTATACTGCAATTACCATCCAAGCATTTCAAAATTACAAGTTGACACACTCAAACACAATCTAAAGGAGGGGAAAGGGGCAGTTATAAAAGAGCTTCTTATCTTAAGAACTATTCTTTTGGGCAAGAACTCATCGTGCAATGGCCAAGCATAGTAAAGAAGATGCCAGGTGAAGCGGCAAGAAAGGGGAAAATATTCTCACGTAGGCACTCACAAAAACATGAATGAAACGTGATAGtaccaatgaaattgaaatgcCTTCGCTTTTGTTCTCGGACATCCGGTCCTGGTCTCTGCGgtaaattaacaaaaatctcAACGGCATGAACAAGTGACAGCTCAGACCAAAAGCCTAAAGAGAAACAGCCACGCATTGCAGAAGCATCACCTTCGCGAGCATCTGAGCGTCCAACGCCGCTTGACTCCAGAGAAGCCACTCTGCAATTCCCCTTTTAAAAGAAAGGATAATGAATGTACAGTGCAACGTTATTGAACATCATTATATCCACAAAGGCCGTGAAAGCTAAAAATCGCGCCGCCTCCAAGACACATCTTTTTTTCCCAGTAGTATCTGAGGATGCTCTTGATTTGGGAATGGGAAAGGAAGCGAACTCCATGCCCCAGGGGACATcgcggccgagcctcgcgctTCCTCTGGTTTAGGCTCTTCTGGGCGTCGGATTCGGGGTCGCTGCCGTCATCTTCTCGAGGGATCGTACGGTGGCGGGCGGTTGCGGAATCAGAGCCCTCGCGGGCGGTGATGGACGTCGCGGTGTGCCGAAGGGACCACACCGTCAGGAACAGACAACGGTGAGGCAAAGTTGTTCCAAAGGGCGAAAGAGATATCTGTAGTGGATAATGGCTCTtgcttcattttcctttttctttggcttttttttttcctaagctATGTGCTTGACAAAATTCATTATTCATCTTTTCAATTCAACTCATACACCATTACACAAAGATACAAAAGGAGAAGACATTAAAAACAAGCCTTCATAAGGGAAATGGCATTTGATGCCCATTAGATGGCATCTTTATTTACTAAGACTACATTACATGGtgtttattaataaaataactcAATTGGACGGAAATTCACAGCACAAAATTCACCATGGTCAACACTCCTCCGTGCGATCGAAAAAAAGAGTGTCACCGTGCGACccctttcttactttttttttccactacCCCTTTCTTACATCGCCGTTCGTCTTTTTCTCTGGAGTTGACTACACGGCTTGAAGGAATTCTGCGCGGCCAAAGACAGGTACTCCACCCAGCAGGATTTATGAgtgcccctttttctttttccttttctcgtgCGGCTTTTAGACGTCCACCGTACGGCTTGTCAAGGAATTAATCACAGCCAATCAACAAAGAAACAAACCTGCGATCAAAGCAAATATATTCAATCCTCAATTATCTATATCTAACAAAACCACCCGCCCGACAAAATCCAAACTTGAATCGGATTAATGGGCGCACTGAATTTGAACAAATTAAGATCCTCCAAACAGCTCGGATTTCATACATGGGCTAAACTGCGAGATATAATGTaatacctttttattttttttttggtaaagtataaTGTAATACCTTTTGTTTGCAATcaaaaaagatattttgttgTTGCCAGTGCAACAATATGCGGTGGCATGCGCCCAAAGGAAATATGGCATCACTCCCTTGGTATTATCCCAACAAAGTGAGTGGTCAAACAATATTCAAGCAAATCTTCAAGCCATCATCAAATTTACTTAGAATGATATGATGAGCTGATGCAGAGGTGgataatagaagaaaaagaacagatgACGATGGTCACATAATTTTTAGCATCTGATTATCTTATCTTTCTATCATGATAAAATTAGTCCTAACTCCATATTTTGGAGTAGGCCATCTTGACCTCGTTGTAATATATTCACCACCAACACACTACAGTTCTAGATCTTTGTCTATGTGTAGAACGTCTAGCATACTTGTTTCGTGCTTAGGTGATGTAATCATAATAGACGCGACATTGAGAATAAGAGAGAGGATACAGTAAGAACATATTTCAATGTAGTTGATTACTGTGTATGCACATTGGTATTTATGTTGTACGCCATATTAGCTCACGACCTTCCCAGGGAAAAAAATGTGTTGGTTTAATTTCAGTGCAGGTGTATTTGCACCAGATTCAAGCACATATGTTCCGGCAAGAGCATGAATATTACTCAGGTGCATTCGAATGCAAAGGATAAACTGAGTTTTGCATATAGCTACAAATGAGCGTCAAAATAAACACTCATAAGAAGAGAGCTTAATCTCCCAATCTTTTTCATCGGATAATTTGCAGTATATCACTCTTCTTATAACTCCCCAGATTTGATAAAATTAGCAGGCATTGGAGAGGCAAAGGCATTgttaatttctctcttcttataaCCATTCGCCCTTTAGCTATTGCCTAGGATTGAAAACGGGACTTCCTGAATATAGCACCCCCATCATCCATAGGTATTCCTTTCTTATACTACCCAGaatcacaaaacaatttaaCCGGAACCCGGGAAAGAAAATGTAATGCTACAAAGTACATTACCACAAGAGGTGTGTGTCGATTGTGTGATCATATATTGCTATTAGGTAATTGACTCGCAAGGTTATGCAGGAAATGGGTAAGAGACAAACCATGCTAACCTCTCTCGTTTTCATTAGCAACGACTGGGTGTTCTTGAATAGACTGTACACTCCTCATAAGCTTTCGCAGCTCCTATTGGAAGTACAATGTCACCATTACCATGTGAACCTGAAGATAATTTTGACAATGCGACATAGGAGATGTCAACCGCACTAACTACCGGCAATTGGCAAATGACGTTGCACACTGAAGAACGATCTAAACATGGTGAAGTTTGTGCATGGCAAGGGCAGGTACATGCAAAATGTTGACATGGCAAGGGCAGGCACATGCAAAATGTTGTGCAAGTAATAGAGGAATGAATTAGCCCGACTAACTGTAGGCTTGTGCAAATGTTACCCACATGCCGATGAAAAACCATCAATTTGGTTTACCTTGTCAAGAGCAGAATGTCAAATGAGAAATTACTTTCTATCTTTAGCACATAAAACTGTCCACACTTGATGTTATATACTTAAATTCTCAGTACTTATTTTTCTAGACAAATCAAATGAGCTTTTAGGCTTCGAATATGCTGGCCCAGTTAAGCACCCAAGATCACCCATAAAAGAGAGCATGTGATGCGGGTGCAGGGTGGGCGAGTGTTGTTTTGAGTGATAATAAATAGAATCAGAGTATGTGGGAATGGATGTCAATGGGTAAATGCAACATGCCCATATCGTGCTGTGAGGTCTACTTTATCTAATTCGATGAATAAGGATTCCATGATTTAGAACACTTGTAGAAATCAGCAGCTCTCGGTAAGTATGAAGCTAGGATTTTAAGTGTATGCTTGAAAGATTTGTACCCAGCAAAGTCTGTTTCCAATGATAGGGAAGTGGACTCCTCACGCAGCCCGTACAAGCTGAACTCCTTTTCCTCTAAGAGGATGCAAATGAAACTTTGAGTAGCAGCGGTAGGCAATGCAGATTTTTCTCTTCGTTTTTTTTCAGCAACAAATAGAAACCAGGCACCCCCTCTTCCCCGTGATCATGTTCGAAATCTTCTCCTCCTTTGTCATTATCTTCGCCAACCCAGGCCTCTAATACAGATAAAGCTCGCAGCCTGCTCTCATCACCATCTTTTGTGGCCTCAATTGAAGCATCCATTAACTCAGGTTCAACTTCTCGCAGCGACTTCCCTAACAAATGTGATTCATTAAGGAAGTTACACTGCACAACGAATCATTGACACCTCTCGCACATATTACGTAGAATACAACTAAATTAAACTGCTTTAGCAAAaagagaccaaaaaaaaaaaaacaaagacactTATGTTCCAtctggaaatgaaaaaaaagtgttcagcaagcaaaaaattcaaatatttcgCACGACTTGTGCATTCTTGTACTCCTCTCCCGAGCACAACATCAAAAGTTACTCATCTTTATTGATATATGCTCGACAAACTATGCTGCAAGCACCATCAAAGCAATTTGAAAGTACAAGCTGACACACTCAAACTCAATATAAGTGGGGAAAAAGCTGCAGTTAGGAAAGAGCTGCTTATTCGAAGAACCATTTTGCCCGGAAAGAACTCATCGTGCAATAGCCAAGCATAGCAAAGCAGATAGCAGGTGAACCGGAGGAAGGCGAAAAGATTCTCACAAACACACACGTACACACACTCACAAAAACATGAATGAAACGTAATATTTTCCTTCTCGAACATCCAGTCCCAGTCTCTGCGACAAATCAACAAACACGTCAACGGCATCGACAAATAACAACTCAGACCAAAAGCCTCACGAGAAACAGCCACGCATTGCAGAAGCATCACCTTCGCAAGCATCCGAGCGTCCAACGCCGCTTGCTCCAGAGAAGCGATAATGAATCTTATTGGACATCATTATATCCACGAAGCCCATGAAAGCTCAAAATCGCGCCGCCTCCAAGACACATCTCTTTTTCCCAGCAGTATCTGAGGATGCGCTTGATTTGGGGATGGGAGAAGGAAGCGAACTCCATGCCCCCAGGGGACGTCGCCGCCGAGCCTCGCGCTACATCAGGTTGAGGCTCTTTTGGGCGTTggagtcggagtcggagtcgCTGCCGTCGTCCTCTCGGGGGATCGTACGGTGGCGGGGCGGTTGGGGAATCTGAGCCTGCGCGGCCGGTGATGGACGTCGCAGTGTGCGGAAGGGACCATACCGTCTGGAACAGACAACGGTGAGGACGCGACGTTGTTCCAAAGGGCGAAAGAGATATCTGTAGTGGATAATGGCTCTtgcttcattttccttttttatggctctttttttttttctaagctaTTTGCTTGACAAATTTCATTATTCATATTTTCAATTCAACTCATACACCATTACACCAAGATACAAAATGAGAAGACATTAGAAACAAGCCTTGATAAGGGAAATGACATTTGATGCCGATTAAATGGCATCTTTATTTACTAAGACTACACTACATGGTTTAAAGAGACAACTCCTCAACAATTTCACCATCCATGAAACTTGATGGCCCTCCGATCTGGCTTCTCCATCCATTGGACTGCACTTCTCTCCAGCATTCTCACGCCTCGCGCGAGCCATTTGGGCCATCCTGTTTCAATTGCAATGTATGCTATGGAAATCCCAATGACAATTCCAGAAGCATAACCAATCCACGCTACTTTCTGTTTGAACCAACTCTCATGTCCTTTGTGGTCCAGAGTtgatgaggatgatggtggAGGAAGCTGAGCATCGCCAGGGCATGCTTTTGGCAATGGAGTTCCACATAAGCCTGGATTCCCACTAAACGAGTCGTTTGAAAATGTGCTCAATTGTTTGTCTTGAGGAATTCGACCAATAAGTTGGTTCTTCGAGAGGTTTAAGTACCCAAGATATGTCAAATCTCCCAATGCTCTAGGAATTCTCCCACTAAGCATGTTCGAAGATAAATCAAGCCATCCAATATTAGTCAAGTTTCCTAAAGTCAAAGGGATGGAACTCGTAAGGTGGTTGTGAGAAAGGTTGAGCCCTATGAGATAGCGAAGATGGCCAAAAACTTTGGGAATGTCTCCTTGGAAAAAGTTGTGTGATAAGTCAATGGATGTGAAGATGGTCAAGATCTTCACTAGCTTTGtctctttccctttcatcatCACAGTCACGCTATTTTCATATGACACCCCGGAGGAAAAGGAATCCTGTGTCATGTACAATGGTCCGTGTCGCCCATCTTCTGTATTCTTCATGCCTTCAAGGTTCATTATCAAGTTGGCTGGTAAAGGACCGCAAAAGTTGTTGTTTGAGAGATCCAATATGCGCAATTTTGTAAAGATGAGATCTCCCTTCGGAATGTTCAAAGGACCCTTCAAATTATTGGATCTCAAAATGAGAACtttcagttttggaagtttTCCTAACCATGTCGGGAATGCATCCTCCATCTGATTGATACTGAGATCTAAAATTTCCAGATTTGTACAATTGACAAGGGACCGGGGCAATGTCCCTTCAAACCGATTTCGGCTCAAGTCAAGAGTCGTCAATCCATCTATCAAAGAAATGGTTTGTGGAATTGTGCCCTCCAAGTGATTCATTCCCAAGTTCAAAACCGAGAGACCAatgctaaaatttgttaagCACCAGGGCAAGCTACCAATTAAGCTGTTGTTAGACAAGTCGATCATCTCGAGATTGGTGGCGTTGCATATCAAAGAAGGGATCCTTCCTATTAAAACATTATTTGCAATGGAGTAATACACTGTGACAGGAGACAAAAGTGGAATTAGCCCtccaaatttgttgttggacaaATCTATTACTTCTAATgaggtgttggagaaaacctTCATGGGGACCATCCAATAAAATTGTTgttggaaataaataaatatctaaGATCAGGGAAGGAGAGTTCAAAGGCAGTGAGGTTGATCCTACCATGAAATTTGTTGGATTGCAAATCAAGGTAATACAGTTGCGGTGCTTTCAGCCAATGTGGGAATATATCATTAAACTCGTTGTGACCGAGAAGTAGTGTTGATAAGTTTGCCCATTTGACTAGGGAACGCGGTAATGGCCCTTGTAATCTATTGCTGGTCAAGTTCAGTCTCTCAAGATTGGTTATATTACCAAAACTAGGGGGTATATTTCCTAAGAGACTATTGTTCGACAAATCTAAACTCAAGAGTGAACTCAACTGACAAATAGAGGAAGGGATCTCACCAGTGAAACCATTGTTCATGGCATAAAAGTAACGAGTAGAAGGTGAAGGGATTGGGAGTGGTCCTTGTAAATTATTGCGACCCAAGTTTAGATGCTCAAGATTGGTTATATTACCAAAACATGGGGGCACCATCCCTGAGAGATTATTGTTCAACAATTCTAGTTCTAAGAGTGAACTCAACTGACAAATCGAAGAGGGGATCTCACCGGTGAAACTATTGCTTCTGGCATAGAAGAAACGAGTAAAAGGTGGAGGGATCGGGAGTGGTCCTTGTAATTTATTGTTACTCAAGTCTAGAGAGACAATATTGGTTATATTACCAAAACATGGGGGCACAGTCCCCAAGAGATTATTGTAAAACAATTCTAGTTCTAAGAGTGAAATCAACTGACAAATCGAAGAGGGGATCTCACCGGTGAAATAATTGTTCCCGGCATAAAAGTAACGAGTAGAAGGTGAAGGGATCGGAAGGGGTCCTTGGAGTAAGTTTCCTTGAAGGTTAATATACAACAACCGCTCCCAATGTAGTTGGTGTATACCTCCCTCCAGAAGGTTATTAGAAAGATCTATATGTTTCAATGTATGTTGGCTTATTCCCCAAAACCATCTCGGAATCTCTCCACTAATCTTATTGTAAGAGAGGTTTAAGTATGTTAAACTTTCTAATGAATTCAAGAAATAGGGCAACTTGGTCCAATTGCACATTGACATGTCCAACACTTGAAGCTTCGGGAGATGGAGGGAATTATTGGAATAAAGAGTGCCATAAATCTGATGGGAAGCAAGATAGAGACCGATGACGTTACCGGTGACATTGTCGCAAGTGACCTCATCCCATGAGCAGCAATCTACACTCTTGTTCCATGATATGCCCCTTTTGAATGCGCAGGTTACCCTTGAATAAAGGCTACAGGGTTCAACAAAATTGTCCGACGCAACTTTATCAAGGAGGAAGGAATTCTTAAAATTGAGCAAGGCATCACGCTGGTTAGGAGGGCAAAGGGGGGAGGTGAAGGGAAGATgggaatgtaagaaaaagaggaaacagAGGAGGCCAAAGAACCGATGCCACCCCATTTTGCAATTTAGCACGCGAGCAATGAGTTTACTGGAGGTAGAGAGCGCTTCCACTTATATAGCCTTTGTCAAGTGTGAAGTCACCGAAGGAGGTCTTCTCCAAGGTTCCATTGGTGGGCTCACAACATGTGTCACCCATTTTGAAAGCTCTATTACTGGGCATACCAATAAATTTCATGTAAGATTAAGTTAgaatgatatcttattttatcaTGGTTAAGGTAGATCAGATTTTCTGTCTAAGTTAGTTTAGTCATAGGTACACAAGTGTGTAAAATAAATATCCaggtgaaaataatttttctttctagatACATACACTTTAGATTGTCCGTTATTTTATATCAATCGTGACAACGATGGATAGAAAGAAACATTTATCGGAATTAGGCCTTGGGACCCTGACCCTTGGGATCTACACTACATCCTGAAGATAAACACAACAACGACTTAACAACGAACATAATAAGGCGTAGAAAGAAGAGtacttatttattaattttttatgaggCCAAGTGATTGTTTTATTAGTTATGGTTTAGTAATTTTACCAAAGTGACATTAACTTTTCCGATAATCTAATAAGTAGCGGTCATAGACCATAGTCGGGTAACTGGGTTATAAATTCTCCATATTTGAGCTTTACATTGTAGAAACGCCCCTTCTATTTACGACGTTCCTTAATCAGTCCCACTTCGGGGCCTCAAAAACGGGTACCGCACTTGTTTGTGGATGTTAACTTGGAAGGGTTTTCTTCCCAGCATCAATCGGCGCCGCATTTTCTCGATCTCAATAttccatgaaatgaataaaaattgcTTTAAATTATTGAAACGTCTATAGGCGACCTAACAATCCTCTATAACTAAATTGCTGTAATTATCACTACTAGAAAAACTGCCTAAGGTGACAAAAATTTttacaacaaaaataatttggtCACCTTAGGGGCaccaaaggagagagaaatttgattttgttgCCGTAGGTATGCCCAAGGCAACAAAAACTGGTTTCTATCGACTTAGGTTGAGTTAGGTGATGGTCAACTGCGATGAAAAAGAACCTTTGTCGCCTTATTTCCAAGTTGCTAACTCAAcctttcagattttttaaatataattttcaaatcaaaattacaAGATTTAACGAGTcacaaaaagaaacagaatttAAACTGAGTTGGTCTACTTAAGAAGAAAGGCTTATTAATTGACAACCCATAACAACGAGAAAGCCTCCAGTAATACCATCAGACATAAGAACAAATAAAAGTCTATTATTCGATGCTTCTTTCCAAAGACAATTCCTATGTATATTCGGATCGCGTTAAATAAGTcctaattgattgatgttaccGAGCAACTTTGAAATATAGTGGTGTAGTCCACTTCACATCGGTGGGCTGATATTGGTAGAATCCAATGTTTTTCGGTCGAGGAGAGTGGCTCTAGGACAGTGGTGCACTTAAATTCTAATGTAAAGAAGTCAAAGTCTCCTTGAGATGACATGACTGGGGTCACAAATTTGATTCTCTTGGTGGATTTACTTGGTGTGGAAAATTCTTACTTGCTTGGCTCTGTATATACATGATGTGAAAGTCTTCTCCGCCTTTCTTGAAaagtttattagtcaattgtgtgatggcattttttatttcaaaagatatgtATGACTCTTATCATCACTATCTggtaaataaatttagaaaattcattaTAAAGAGGATAgtcatttatgaattttttcctttaagaTAACTTTGAATTTTTACATATTTGAATCTCCAATATCCTTTCTTGTTTCATATTGTGCTTGTTAAACAATTAAGGGCTACAATAATAACTttcaacttttagaaaattgccTCACAACTTTAAGATGTCGTGACCTTAAAATATACATTACCAAATACAGAAATCGCAACACTTCACATCATTATTGcaaatatatcaaatatatttttctttttattagttTGATTCAAAGTTAAAGTAATCATTGCGTACTGCTGAATATAGACAATAGAAAttcacttgattaaaaaaagaaaattcacttGATTACTAAGTTATGACTCTGCATTACTGTCTAGTCAAATCTCCTTATATATCCACTTCGTAATTGGCAATGAATGTTAAAAATCAAATCCGTGAcgatgaaagaagaagaatgtaGAAACATAGCTTAGGAAAGGCGACATAAAGTAAGCTTCAGTAACTAGTTACGAGGGTGAGATATTAAAATGTCCTACGATGATTTCATAAAATGATACGTATTTGATAAAATTCGGACAAAAAAGCAAGCAGCTCTGAGGGGCAGCAGTCCCTGTCCTCGTCAGCACAAAAAGACAATTAAGATCAACAATCGCTCCGGAGATTAGGATTGACAGTAAGGAATCGCCCCAAGCTATAACGTGGGAATCTTTACCGTCATTTATGGGAACTTTCTTCCTCCTACCATGGAGTCTAGTCTTAGCTTCAATTTCGGGGCGGAATCAAAAGACCTGCATAAAGTCCTTGTGGAAAGGGCTTCATAATTGCTCCGCCACCCCACCTTCCACGGCAGAAGGATGCATGATTGAAGGggattttgcaagaattgcaGGTTTGGGATATCTCTGCATCTGGCAAGCCGCTCATCAGCCGCAGAGACTAGAAGACGACAAACGTCTAGTTAAATAAAAATAGGGAAGCCCCAAATATCTGATTTTGGCATAATTGAAGGCATGTTTGGCAATTTAATCGGCatcctacttttcttttttaattaatgtttgCCGTGCGAAATCAATTTTGTTGGACTCGGTGGAACGTGAAAACCAAGAATCAAATCATCATCAATTTTCTCATGCGAATTGACTCTTGATGACCCACGCTTTCATATTCTAAATCAGAAAGTCTGTCTTTACATGGCAAAAGTATCGTAAAACACACTTCATTCTATGGGACAACGTCCTAATTACGGGGAATAGAAAGTGGCTTCACAAAAAATGAGAATGCACTCAGATCGTCCACGTACTACTTTTTATTTCATCCATCTAAGTTGCAAAGTCAAGTCTCCTCCGTTTTTCATAAGCCAAAAGTCGGGGCAAGCCTCCATGCATTGTTCTTCACGGTTGTCATATGTCTTTCGTTCTGTAACTTCCAATATCATCTACAGAGAAACATTGTCATTTATTTAGTGTTGTCTTTTCTTCCAACAATTTTCGGACCGACGGCATCCTTTAATCACtcaattaattataatttgtgATAGTACCCACATCCTAATAGTTGTTTTTTGGTCGAGCACAACGGCTGTGGGACGGTGATGCACTTAAATAATAAACGCTAAGAAGTCACGGTATACTTAGgtccacattttctcttttcatcgATGTTGGATGAGTCGAAAAGAATACAAAACAATTCATCCTTCAGTTTCAATCCAATAAGTAATGCATTTTGTTGTAATATAACATGGAAACTAATATCGGATCTTGCAATTTGAGTCAATATGAAATCACCGAAAAAATATAGAAGAGCACTAAAGGACATCAAAGATTTACATAGTTTGATTCGAATATCAATACCTATATACATGAGAAGAGCTCATAATAGATAATCTATCATAATCGGAAAATTCGAGTTATAATTGCTCACGTGCTCGAATATTTCTCCCAAATTAGATTATACCCAAGCCTatagtatttataaataaaataatttgatttgatGTAAATTCACAATACAAAATTCACCGTGGTCAACACTACTGCATACGATCGAGAAAAAGAGTGTCACCCATTGCGACCCCTTTCTTACTTCGCTATTCGTCTTTTCGTGGAGCTCATTACACGGCTGGAAGGAGTCTTCCGTGCGGCCAAGCAAAGGTACTCCACCCGACAGTATTGAAGTGTTcccctttttcttgttcttttataGAAGTCAACAAATCCACTTTTGACCGGGACCCGTCGACTTTCAAGCTCCTTTTCTTGCGTGGCTTTTAGACGTCCAACATACGCCTGGAGTGTCAAGTAGGTAAATCGAATCGAAAATGATCCAATTCATATTAATCTATCTTcatgaaataaaatttcaacAATCCATacttaatttaattctaattcgACTCATACATAATATAacccatattattaaaacatattCATACTTAACCCttaccataaaaataaatactaaCTCATTTGATCCACCCTAAACCCTTCATGTTAATATGttatttggataaaatttttttatcaaattaagaaagtaaaataacaaaatatgaagatgtaagtaaataaaacaaaaatataaataaataaataaaacaaaaacaataaaatcaaagaGACCCAAGGTGACTATggtcttttattttattttatttaaaaaagatatcttaacttttcttttcttttctttcttctgtcCTTTT
The window above is part of the Eucalyptus grandis isolate ANBG69807.140 chromosome 6, ASM1654582v1, whole genome shotgun sequence genome. Proteins encoded here:
- the LOC120294267 gene encoding receptor-like protein 33, with product MKVFSNTSLEVIDLSNNKFGGLIPLLSPVTVYYSIANNVLIGRIPSLICNATNLEMIDLSNNSLIGSLPWCLTNFSIGLSVLNLGMNHLEGTIPQTISLIDGLTTLDLSRNRFEGTLPRSLVNCTNLEILDLSINQMEDAFPTWLGKLPKLKVLILRSNNLKGPLNIPKGDLIFTKLRILDLSNNNFCGPLPANLIMNLEGMKNTEDGRHGPLYMTQDSFSSGVSYENSVTVMMKGKETKLVKILTIFTSIDLSHNFFQGDIPKVFGHLRYLIGLNLSHNHLTSSIPLTLGNLTNIGWLDLSSNMLSGRIPRALGDLTYLGYLNLSKNQLIGRIPQDKQLSTFSNDSFSGNPGLCGTPLPKACPGDAQLPPPSSSSTLDHKGHESWFKQKVAWIGYASGIVIGISIAYIAIETGWPKWLARGVRMLERSAVQWMEKPDRRAIKFHGW